In Bacillus sp. NP247, one DNA window encodes the following:
- a CDS encoding PH domain-containing protein, which produces MTTLLNQAKEMLTTDEKILFYAACSLNIFIYRSVARPGLLILTNKRLFFYGPDVSKNPIFEEYSFANIFNLKEQKHLFSNQIVFMYDTEWKKIKHIQTNDVSSLVQQIHEQLSK; this is translated from the coding sequence ATGACAACTTTATTGAATCAAGCTAAAGAAATGTTAACAACTGATGAAAAAATCCTTTTTTATGCAGCATGCTCATTAAATATATTTATATACCGTTCCGTCGCAAGGCCAGGACTGTTAATCTTAACGAACAAAAGGCTCTTCTTTTATGGCCCTGACGTAAGCAAAAACCCAATATTTGAAGAGTACTCTTTCGCAAACATTTTTAATCTAAAAGAACAGAAGCATCTTTTCAGCAATCAAATTGTATTTATGTATGATACGGAATGGAAAAAAATAAAACATATTCAAACAAATGATGTAAGCTCTCTCGTTCAACAAATACACGAGCAACTCTCTAAATAA
- a CDS encoding AI-2E family transporter: protein MKNLKIIWIYRLGLLLLVFLCLLVFLKIKPLWAPIIFVFKVAITPFLIACFIAYLLHPLIEKIHKEGMPRTLAILLIYVLFFGGIGYGIYKGTPIVIKQLQEINEQFPQFTKMYDSWMDGVTEQTANFPSFIHEKVKQIFGGVETKIQALLNKVMSTARGVLDSLLIIFLIPFIVFYILKDYGEFYHIFWKLVPSKWRGTGQMLAKEIDKSLGSYIRGQLFVCLVLGGVSVLSFWFIGMKYPLLLGIIIGVTDIIPYFGPILGAIPTLMIAATVSTSLLIKAGITIAILQFLESNILSPYIVGKSLRMHPVIIMLALLVGGEVAGIVGLLISVPVLAVIRTVIVHVRPLWKKEDV from the coding sequence GTGAAGAATCTTAAAATTATTTGGATATATCGTTTAGGATTATTGTTACTCGTTTTTCTTTGTTTGCTTGTCTTTTTAAAAATTAAGCCATTATGGGCACCGATTATTTTTGTATTTAAAGTGGCAATTACACCGTTTCTTATCGCGTGTTTCATTGCGTACTTATTGCATCCTTTAATTGAAAAAATCCATAAAGAAGGGATGCCTCGCACACTTGCCATTTTGCTCATTTACGTACTTTTCTTCGGCGGGATTGGCTATGGAATTTATAAAGGAACGCCAATTGTTATTAAGCAGTTGCAAGAGATTAATGAACAATTTCCGCAGTTTACAAAAATGTACGATTCTTGGATGGATGGGGTAACGGAACAAACAGCGAATTTCCCATCATTTATTCATGAAAAGGTGAAACAAATTTTTGGTGGTGTAGAAACGAAGATCCAAGCGCTTTTAAATAAAGTCATGAGCACAGCTCGTGGTGTACTGGATTCGTTACTCATTATTTTCTTAATTCCATTCATTGTATTTTACATATTAAAAGATTACGGTGAGTTTTATCATATCTTTTGGAAATTAGTTCCGAGTAAGTGGCGTGGTACGGGTCAAATGCTTGCGAAAGAAATTGATAAATCACTCGGAAGTTATATTCGAGGACAGTTATTTGTTTGCTTAGTATTAGGGGGAGTATCTGTTCTTTCTTTTTGGTTTATCGGTATGAAATATCCATTGCTGCTCGGCATTATTATTGGGGTAACGGATATAATCCCGTACTTTGGTCCTATTTTAGGGGCGATTCCCACGTTGATGATTGCGGCAACGGTATCAACGAGCTTACTCATTAAGGCGGGGATTACAATTGCTATTTTGCAATTTTTGGAAAGTAACATTTTATCTCCTTACATCGTTGGTAAGTCGCTTCGTATGCACCCTGTGATCATTATGCTTGCATTACTAGTTGGAGGAGAAGTGGCAGGAATTGTAGGATTATTAATATCAGTTCCTGTTTTAGCTGTCATTCGTACAGTGATTGTTCATGTAAGGCCTCTTTGGAAAAAAGAAGATGTGTAA
- a CDS encoding U32 family peptidase yields MTVQEISRVIDGKRVIVKKPELLIPAGNLEKLKVAIHYGADAVYLGGQEFGLRSNAGNFTLEDMAEGVEFAKKYGAKIYVTTNIFAHNENMDGLEEYLKGIEKAGVTGIIVADPLIIETCKRVAPSVEVHLSTQQSLSNWKAAQYWKEEGLHRLVLAREASYEEMKEIKEKVDIEIEAFVHGAMCIAYSGRCTLSNHMTARDSNRGGCCQSCRWDYDLVQTVSQHKDAKELPLFQEEDAHFAMSPKDLNLILSIPKMIEIGIDSLKVEGRMKSIHYVATVATVYRKVIDAYCADPDNFEFKQEWLDELDKCANRDTAPAFFEGVPGHQEQMFGNHSKKTTYDFAGLVLDYNEETGIVTLEQRNHFKPGHEVEFFGPEIENFTQTVEKIWDEDGNELDAARHPLQIVKFKVDQPVYVNNMMRKNILQ; encoded by the coding sequence ATGACTGTACAAGAAATTTCACGAGTGATCGATGGCAAACGCGTTATTGTGAAAAAACCTGAACTGTTAATCCCTGCGGGTAACTTAGAAAAATTAAAAGTAGCTATCCATTACGGGGCAGATGCTGTATATTTAGGTGGACAAGAATTTGGTCTTCGTTCTAATGCAGGTAACTTTACGCTGGAAGACATGGCAGAAGGCGTTGAATTTGCAAAGAAATATGGAGCAAAAATATACGTAACAACAAATATTTTTGCGCATAATGAAAATATGGATGGGCTAGAGGAATATTTAAAAGGGATTGAAAAAGCTGGCGTAACGGGAATTATCGTTGCCGATCCGCTTATTATTGAGACATGTAAACGTGTGGCGCCTTCTGTTGAGGTGCATTTAAGTACACAACAATCACTATCCAACTGGAAAGCAGCACAGTATTGGAAAGAAGAAGGTTTACATCGTCTTGTATTAGCTCGTGAAGCAAGCTATGAAGAAATGAAAGAAATTAAAGAAAAAGTTGATATTGAAATTGAAGCATTCGTCCATGGTGCAATGTGTATCGCGTATTCAGGGAGATGTACATTAAGTAACCATATGACAGCGCGTGACTCTAACCGTGGTGGTTGTTGTCAATCTTGCCGCTGGGATTATGATTTAGTTCAAACGGTATCACAACATAAAGATGCAAAAGAGCTTCCTCTATTCCAAGAAGAAGACGCTCACTTTGCGATGAGCCCAAAAGATTTAAATTTAATCTTATCAATTCCGAAAATGATTGAAATTGGAATTGATAGCTTAAAAGTTGAAGGACGTATGAAATCTATCCATTACGTAGCGACTGTAGCAACTGTATATCGTAAAGTAATTGATGCATATTGTGCGGATCCAGATAACTTTGAGTTTAAACAAGAATGGTTAGATGAACTTGATAAATGTGCAAATCGTGATACAGCTCCTGCATTCTTTGAAGGGGTTCCAGGACATCAAGAGCAAATGTTTGGAAATCATAGTAAGAAAACAACGTATGATTTTGCTGGTTTAGTGTTAGATTATAATGAAGAAACGGGCATCGTAACGCTTGAGCAACGTAATCACTTCAAACCAGGACATGAAGTGGAGTTCTTTGGGCCAGAAATAGAAAACTTTACGCAGACGGTGGAGAAAATTTGGGATGAGGATGGAAACGAATTAGATGCAGCGAGACATCCGTTGCAAATCGTGAAATTCAAAGTGGATCAACCAGTGTATGTGAATAATATGATGCGCAAAAACATACTTCAATAA
- the udk gene encoding uridine kinase: protein MGTNKPVVIGIAGGSGSGKTSVTKAIFDHFKGHSILILEQDYYYKDQSHLPMEERLKTNYDHPLAFDNDLLIDHLQQLLAYEQVEKPIYDYTVHTRSEKIIPVEPKDVIILEGILILEDPRLCELMDIKVFVDTDADLRILRRMQRDIEERGRTMDSVIDQYVNVVRPMHNQFIEPSKKFADIIIPEGGQNHVAIDIMVTKIATILEQKVNL, encoded by the coding sequence ATGGGGACGAATAAGCCTGTTGTAATTGGAATCGCTGGTGGTTCAGGATCAGGAAAAACAAGTGTAACGAAAGCGATTTTTGACCATTTTAAAGGTCATTCCATTTTAATCTTGGAGCAAGATTATTATTACAAAGATCAAAGCCATTTACCAATGGAAGAACGTTTAAAAACAAATTACGATCATCCGTTAGCGTTTGATAATGATTTGTTAATTGACCATTTGCAGCAGTTGCTTGCATATGAGCAAGTGGAAAAGCCTATATATGACTATACAGTGCATACGCGTTCAGAAAAAATTATTCCAGTTGAGCCGAAAGATGTAATTATTTTAGAAGGAATTCTTATTTTAGAAGACCCACGTCTTTGTGAGTTAATGGATATTAAGGTGTTCGTTGATACAGATGCGGACCTTCGTATTTTACGCCGCATGCAGCGCGATATTGAAGAGCGCGGTCGTACAATGGATTCAGTTATTGACCAATACGTAAACGTTGTACGCCCAATGCATAATCAATTTATTGAGCCTTCTAAGAAATTCGCGGATATTATTATCCCTGAAGGTGGACAAAATCATGTTGCAATTGATATTATGGTTACAAAAATTGCAACAATTCTTGAACAAAAAGTAAATTTGTAA
- the ruvX gene encoding Holliday junction resolvase RuvX: MRILGLDVGTKTVGVAMSDEMGWTAQGLETIRINEERGHFGFDRISELVKQYNVDKIVVGLPKNMNGTIGPRGEACQQFAENLRNLLQLEVVMWDERLSTMAAERLLISADVSRKKRKQVIDKMAAVVILQGFLDSK; encoded by the coding sequence ATGCGGATATTAGGTTTAGATGTTGGTACTAAAACAGTCGGTGTTGCAATGAGCGATGAAATGGGCTGGACAGCACAAGGACTGGAAACAATCAGGATTAACGAAGAACGAGGCCACTTTGGTTTTGATCGTATTTCTGAGTTAGTAAAACAGTACAATGTGGACAAAATAGTAGTGGGTTTACCTAAAAATATGAATGGTACAATTGGCCCGCGTGGTGAAGCGTGCCAGCAATTTGCAGAAAACCTGCGAAATCTGTTACAATTAGAAGTTGTAATGTGGGACGAGCGTTTGTCGACGATGGCAGCGGAACGTCTGCTCATTTCAGCTGATGTAAGCCGTAAGAAGCGAAAACAGGTAATCGATAAGATGGCTGCAGTCGTAATCTTACAAGGATTTTTAGATAGTAAATAA
- a CDS encoding peptidase U32 family protein, which translates to MKKPELLVTPRAVADIEPLVKAGADAVMVGEQKFGLRLAGEFSREDVKQAVNIAHENGVKVYVAMNAMFHNDKVEELTDYVAFLNEVNVDAIVFGDPAVLMAVREVAPNMQLHWNTETTATNWFTCNYWGQRGAKRAVLARELSLDEIAELKENAEVELEVQIHGMTCMFQSKRSLVGNYFEYQGRNLDIEKKKYEENMFLYDPERNNKYPIYEDENGTHIMSPNDICFIDELEELIDAEVDSLKIDGVLKSSEYIVEVTKKYRKAIDLCVEDRDAYYDVKDDLLKEIEEIQPVNRPLDTGFFFKETVY; encoded by the coding sequence ATGAAGAAACCTGAATTGTTAGTAACGCCTAGAGCGGTGGCGGATATTGAACCTCTTGTGAAAGCAGGGGCAGATGCAGTAATGGTTGGTGAACAAAAGTTTGGTTTACGTTTGGCAGGAGAGTTTTCACGTGAAGATGTGAAACAAGCTGTAAACATTGCACATGAAAATGGTGTGAAAGTATACGTTGCAATGAATGCGATGTTCCACAATGATAAAGTGGAAGAATTAACGGACTACGTTGCCTTTTTAAATGAGGTAAATGTAGATGCAATTGTTTTCGGAGATCCAGCGGTATTAATGGCTGTTCGTGAAGTTGCACCAAATATGCAACTTCACTGGAATACAGAAACGACAGCAACAAACTGGTTTACTTGTAACTATTGGGGGCAAAGAGGGGCGAAACGTGCTGTATTAGCTCGTGAGCTTAGCTTAGATGAAATTGCTGAATTAAAAGAAAATGCTGAAGTGGAACTTGAAGTGCAAATTCACGGTATGACTTGTATGTTCCAATCGAAGCGTTCACTAGTAGGAAACTACTTTGAATATCAAGGGCGTAATCTCGACATCGAAAAGAAAAAGTATGAAGAGAATATGTTCTTATACGACCCAGAACGTAATAACAAATATCCAATTTATGAAGATGAAAATGGTACTCACATTATGAGTCCGAATGATATTTGTTTCATCGATGAGTTAGAGGAACTAATCGATGCTGAAGTCGATAGCTTAAAAATTGATGGTGTCCTAAAAAGTTCTGAATACATTGTTGAGGTAACGAAGAAATATCGTAAGGCGATTGATTTATGTGTAGAAGATCGTGATGCGTATTATGACGTGAAAGATGATTTATTGAAAGAGATAGAAGAAATACAACCGGTAAATCGTCCGTTAGATACAGGATTCTTCTTTAAAGAAACGGTTTACTAA
- the mltG gene encoding endolytic transglycosylase MltG, which yields MIENQVKKKRRRIFLFSIIALLLVCGSVYAYILSALGPVDSGDKKEIEVEIPKGSSTSKIGEILEEKGAVKNGTVFSFYTKAKSKSLQAGTYLLNPSMDAKDVIEQMSSGNVHRPALYKVTIKEGAQITEIAETIAAELKWNKDDVTRQLNDKAFIQKMQQKYPKLLTDKIFDSNIKYPLEGYLYPATYSFYKKDTTLEEIVIPMLEKTNAIIVQNEAKMKAKNWDVHQLLTLSSLIEEEATGFTDRQKISSVFYNRLAKGMPLQTDPTVLYALGKHKQRVLYEDLKVNSPYNTYVVKGLPVGPIANSGKHSVEAALDPAQTDYYYFLAAPSGEVYYAKTLEEHNALKQKYITKKQ from the coding sequence TTGATAGAGAATCAAGTGAAAAAGAAGCGTAGACGCATCTTTTTATTTTCGATTATTGCACTGCTTTTAGTTTGTGGTTCAGTCTATGCGTATATTTTATCGGCATTAGGACCGGTTGATAGCGGGGATAAAAAAGAGATCGAGGTAGAAATTCCGAAAGGATCATCTACAAGTAAAATTGGAGAAATTTTAGAAGAAAAAGGTGCTGTGAAAAACGGTACAGTTTTTAGTTTTTATACAAAGGCTAAATCGAAAAGTTTACAAGCAGGTACATATTTATTAAATCCTTCGATGGATGCTAAAGATGTTATCGAACAAATGTCATCTGGCAACGTGCATCGCCCAGCTCTTTATAAAGTGACGATCAAAGAAGGGGCGCAAATAACTGAAATTGCAGAAACGATTGCGGCAGAACTAAAGTGGAATAAAGATGATGTTACGCGTCAATTAAACGATAAAGCATTTATTCAAAAAATGCAGCAAAAGTATCCGAAGTTATTAACGGATAAAATCTTTGATAGTAATATTAAATACCCATTAGAAGGTTATTTATATCCTGCGACGTACTCATTCTATAAGAAAGATACGACGCTAGAGGAAATTGTAATTCCAATGCTAGAGAAAACAAATGCAATCATTGTTCAAAATGAGGCGAAAATGAAAGCGAAGAACTGGGATGTTCATCAACTTCTCACGTTGTCTTCACTTATTGAAGAAGAGGCCACTGGCTTTACTGATCGCCAGAAAATCTCTAGTGTTTTCTATAATCGTTTAGCGAAAGGTATGCCGCTTCAAACGGATCCGACGGTATTATACGCGCTTGGAAAGCATAAACAACGTGTATTATACGAAGACTTGAAAGTAAACTCACCGTACAATACGTATGTTGTGAAAGGATTGCCGGTTGGACCGATTGCAAACTCTGGTAAACATTCAGTGGAAGCAGCGTTAGATCCTGCGCAAACAGATTATTATTATTTCTTAGCTGCACCAAGTGGTGAAGTGTATTATGCGAAAACATTAGAAGAACATAATGCATTAAAGCAAAAATACATTACGAAAAAACAGTGA
- the alaS gene encoding alanine--tRNA ligase — translation MKQLTGAQIRQMFLDFFQEKGHAVEPSASLVPHEDPSLLWINSGVATLKKYFDGRVIPQNPRITNAQKSIRTNDIENVGKTARHHTFFEMLGNFSIGDYFKEEAITWAWEFLTSDKWIGFDKELLSVTIHPEDEEAFTIWNEKMGVPKERIIRLEENFWDIGEGPSGPNTEIFYDRGEAYGNDFSDPELYPGGENERYLEVWNLVFSQFNHNPDGSYTPLPKKNIDTGMGLERMTSIVQDVPTNFDTDLFMPMIGATESISGEKYRNGDLEKDMAFKVIADHIRTVTFAVGDGALPSNEGRGYVLRRLLRRAVRYSKKLNINRPFMFELVPVVGEVMKDFYPEVLEKKDFIAKVVKNEEERFHETLHDGESILAEVIAKAKEEETTVISGVDAFRLYDTYGFPIELTEEYAEEAGMTVDQAGFENEMEKQRERARAARQDVDSMQVQGGVLGEVKVASEFVGYGTVATESNVVALVKNGEYTDSLQAGEEGQLMLDVTPFYAESGGQIADRGYLLADGVKVVVKDVQKAPNGQNLHKVVVEEGTLTKDAAVKAVIDTKNRSSVVKNHTTTHLLHQALKDVLGTHVNQAGSLVTSERLRFDFSHFGQVQADELEKIERIVNEKIWESINVEISQKSIEEAKEMGAMALFGEKYGDVVRVVQVGDYSLELCGGCHVDNTASIGIFKIVAESGIGAGTRRIEAVTGKSAYELMNDQVGLLKEAAGKMKTNPKDILTRVDGLFAEVKQLQKENESLAAKLSNIEAGNLTDSVMTVDGVNVLAAKVNVADMNNLRTMMDDLKNKLESAVVVLASVNDDKVNILAGVTKDLISQGYHAGKLVKEVASRCGGGGGGRPDMAQAGGKNPAQVEEALAFVQEYVKSVSK, via the coding sequence ATGAAACAACTAACAGGCGCACAAATTCGTCAAATGTTTTTAGACTTTTTCCAAGAAAAAGGACATGCAGTAGAACCTAGTGCATCACTAGTTCCACATGAAGATCCATCTCTTCTATGGATTAACAGTGGTGTAGCAACATTAAAGAAATATTTTGACGGACGTGTAATCCCGCAAAACCCACGTATTACAAATGCACAAAAATCAATTCGTACAAACGATATTGAAAACGTTGGGAAAACGGCTCGTCACCATACATTCTTTGAAATGTTAGGGAACTTCTCAATCGGTGATTACTTCAAAGAAGAAGCAATTACTTGGGCTTGGGAATTTCTAACGAGTGACAAGTGGATCGGATTCGATAAAGAATTACTATCTGTTACAATTCATCCAGAAGATGAAGAAGCATTCACGATTTGGAATGAGAAAATGGGTGTTCCAAAAGAACGCATCATCCGTTTAGAAGAAAACTTCTGGGATATCGGTGAAGGACCAAGTGGACCGAATACAGAGATTTTCTATGACCGCGGTGAAGCTTACGGTAATGACTTTAGTGACCCAGAATTATATCCGGGCGGAGAAAACGAGCGTTACTTAGAAGTATGGAACCTTGTATTCTCTCAATTTAATCATAACCCAGACGGTTCATATACGCCGCTTCCTAAGAAAAACATCGATACAGGGATGGGTCTAGAGCGTATGACATCTATCGTTCAAGATGTACCTACGAACTTTGATACAGATCTATTCATGCCGATGATTGGTGCAACAGAATCAATTTCTGGTGAGAAATATCGTAATGGCGATTTAGAAAAAGATATGGCGTTTAAAGTAATTGCTGACCATATCCGTACAGTAACATTCGCTGTTGGTGACGGTGCTCTTCCATCTAACGAAGGCCGTGGTTATGTATTACGTCGTTTATTACGCCGCGCTGTTCGTTATTCTAAGAAATTAAATATCAACCGTCCATTCATGTTTGAATTAGTACCGGTTGTTGGAGAAGTAATGAAAGACTTCTATCCAGAAGTACTTGAAAAGAAAGATTTCATCGCAAAAGTTGTGAAGAATGAAGAAGAGCGTTTCCATGAAACACTTCATGATGGTGAATCAATTTTAGCTGAAGTAATTGCAAAAGCGAAAGAAGAAGAAACAACTGTTATTTCTGGCGTGGATGCGTTCCGTCTATACGACACGTACGGTTTCCCGATTGAATTAACAGAAGAATATGCAGAAGAAGCTGGTATGACAGTTGATCAAGCAGGCTTTGAAAATGAAATGGAGAAACAACGTGAGCGTGCACGTGCTGCTCGTCAAGACGTTGACTCTATGCAAGTTCAAGGCGGTGTACTTGGTGAAGTTAAAGTAGCGAGCGAATTCGTTGGTTACGGTACAGTTGCAACAGAAAGTAATGTTGTTGCACTTGTGAAAAATGGTGAGTACACAGATAGCCTACAAGCAGGTGAAGAAGGACAATTAATGCTTGATGTAACGCCATTCTACGCTGAGAGCGGTGGGCAAATTGCAGACCGTGGTTACCTTCTTGCTGATGGCGTGAAAGTTGTTGTAAAAGATGTACAAAAAGCACCAAATGGTCAAAACTTACACAAAGTAGTTGTGGAAGAAGGTACATTAACGAAAGATGCGGCTGTAAAAGCTGTTATCGATACGAAAAACCGTAGTAGCGTTGTGAAAAACCATACAACAACTCACTTACTACACCAAGCGTTAAAAGATGTACTTGGAACACACGTTAACCAAGCAGGTTCTCTTGTAACTTCTGAACGTTTACGCTTTGACTTCTCTCACTTCGGTCAAGTACAAGCTGACGAATTAGAAAAAATTGAGCGTATCGTAAACGAGAAAATTTGGGAAAGTATTAACGTTGAGATTTCTCAAAAATCAATCGAAGAAGCGAAAGAAATGGGCGCAATGGCATTATTCGGTGAAAAATACGGAGATGTTGTACGCGTTGTACAAGTAGGCGATTACAGCTTAGAACTTTGCGGTGGTTGTCACGTTGATAACACAGCTTCTATCGGTATTTTCAAAATTGTTGCCGAGTCTGGTATCGGTGCAGGAACACGTCGTATTGAGGCGGTAACTGGTAAATCTGCATATGAATTAATGAACGATCAAGTAGGTTTATTAAAAGAAGCAGCAGGAAAAATGAAAACAAATCCGAAAGATATTTTAACAAGAGTAGATGGTTTATTTGCTGAAGTAAAACAACTTCAAAAAGAAAACGAATCTCTTGCTGCGAAATTAAGCAATATCGAAGCTGGAAACTTAACTGATTCAGTAATGACAGTTGATGGCGTGAACGTATTAGCGGCGAAAGTAAATGTTGCAGATATGAACAACTTACGTACAATGATGGACGACCTTAAAAATAAATTAGAGTCTGCAGTTGTTGTATTAGCGTCTGTAAATGACGATAAAGTAAATATTTTAGCTGGCGTAACGAAAGATTTAATTAGTCAAGGTTACCATGCAGGTAAACTTGTGAAAGAAGTAGCTTCTCGTTGTGGAGGCGGCGGTGGTGGCCGTCCTGACATGGCTCAAGCAGGTGGTAAAAACCCAGCGCAAGTAGAGGAAGCTTTAGCATTTGTACAAGAGTACGTTAAATCTGTTTCAAAATAA
- a CDS encoding YrzQ family protein: MNLRNSLIALGVGAAAYQYARKQDVFSKRNVKKARKMIKSYL, from the coding sequence TTGAATCTACGCAATTCATTAATCGCATTAGGTGTTGGAGCTGCAGCGTATCAATATGCTCGCAAACAAGATGTATTCTCAAAACGCAATGTGAAAAAAGCACGTAAGATGATTAAGTCTTATTTATAA
- a CDS encoding IreB family regulatory phosphoprotein, with protein MDGFDKTMKFSIQDEKQSVHVNDVLLTVYDALQEKGYNPINQIVGYLLSGDPAYIPRHKDARSIIRKLERDELIEELVKSYLKHHREE; from the coding sequence ATGGACGGTTTTGATAAAACAATGAAGTTTAGCATTCAAGATGAAAAACAGAGTGTCCATGTAAATGATGTACTTTTAACTGTGTATGATGCACTTCAAGAAAAAGGTTATAATCCGATTAACCAAATCGTCGGTTATTTATTAAGTGGAGACCCAGCATACATACCTCGCCATAAAGATGCACGAAGCATCATTCGCAAGCTTGAACGTGATGAGTTGATTGAAGAGCTTGTGAAGTCTTACTTGAAACATCATCGTGAGGAGTAG
- a CDS encoding DUF1292 domain-containing protein: MEENQITIVDEKGNEHLCEIIFTFDAEKFGKKSYVVFSPIGEVDEDGDQIFDAMAYEQSEDEGGTLLSIESEEEWEMVQEMFNTLADEQEEEE, from the coding sequence ATGGAAGAAAATCAAATTACAATTGTAGACGAAAAAGGAAACGAACATTTATGTGAAATTATTTTCACTTTTGATGCTGAAAAATTCGGCAAAAAATCATACGTAGTCTTCTCTCCAATCGGTGAAGTAGACGAAGATGGAGACCAAATCTTCGATGCAATGGCATACGAGCAAAGTGAAGACGAGGGCGGAACATTACTTTCAATTGAATCTGAAGAAGAGTGGGAAATGGTACAAGAAATGTTTAACACTCTTGCTGATGAGCAAGAAGAAGAAGAATAA
- a CDS encoding O-methyltransferase yields MEDAVNEYLLSFIDPKDKLILEMEEYATENHVPIMDRLGMEFMLQFLRLIGPESILELGTAIGYSSIRMMQAIPNSRIVTVERNRERYEKALEYIERSSVTDRISVIYGDALETGEQVKEHGTFDVIFIDAAKGQYRRFFDLYEPLLNPGGVIISDNVMYHGLVTTKEKIENRRTRGLIRRIKTYNEWLMNHEGYDTTIFPIGDGVAVSKKRG; encoded by the coding sequence ATGGAGGATGCAGTTAACGAGTACCTATTATCATTTATTGATCCAAAAGATAAATTAATTCTTGAAATGGAAGAGTATGCAACTGAAAACCATGTGCCGATTATGGATCGACTTGGGATGGAATTTATGCTGCAATTTTTACGTTTAATTGGACCGGAAAGTATTTTAGAACTTGGAACAGCAATCGGTTATTCTAGTATTCGTATGATGCAAGCTATTCCGAACTCTCGCATTGTGACAGTAGAGCGCAATCGTGAACGATATGAAAAGGCACTTGAATATATAGAACGTTCCTCGGTAACAGACCGTATTTCTGTTATTTACGGTGATGCTTTAGAAACGGGCGAACAAGTGAAAGAACATGGAACATTTGATGTTATTTTTATTGATGCAGCGAAAGGGCAGTATCGTCGCTTTTTTGACTTATACGAACCGTTATTAAATCCTGGTGGCGTTATTATTTCAGATAACGTTATGTACCATGGTCTTGTAACGACAAAAGAGAAAATTGAAAATAGACGTACGCGTGGTTTGATTCGTCGTATTAAGACGTACAATGAATGGCTTATGAACCATGAAGGATATGATACAACGATTTTCCCAATTGGCGATGGAGTGGCTGTAAGTAAAAAGAGAGGGTGA